A segment of the Vicinamibacteria bacterium genome:
AGTATTACGTGGCCGCCGGCATGACGCCGCGACAGGCGATCCGTTCCGCGACGATCCGGGCTGCCGAGCTTCTCCAGGCGGCGGACGTCCTCGGCAGCATCGCGCCGGGCAAATACGCCGACATCCTCGCGGTGGCCTCGGATCCAACGGTGGACATCTCCGCTCTCCGAAACATCCGTTTGGTCGTCAAGGGGGGCCAGGTGATAAGACGGGAATCGCTCCCCGTCGCGCAGCGATAGCCTGGCGCTCGGTCAGGCGCCTTCAAGGAGGCAAATGCGTTTCGTAGGAATGGTCGCATTGATTCTGGCAACGACTCCCGAGCTCTGGAGCCAGGACCCGAGCGTCTCGCGCAACCGGGACGAAGAGCGGGAGCTCGGCTGGTCGAACGTCGCCGACCTGGCCTTCGTCGTGACGTCGGGGAACTCCTCCACCTCCACGCTCAGCGTCGATGACCGCCTCGTTCGGACTTGGGAGAACGCCGAGCTCTCTTTCCGCGGCGGCGCTCTCCGCACGCAGACCCCCGACGATCGGTTCGCCGTCGGAACTCCCGATGATTTTGAAATCGTCGATGACACCATGCGCGAGCTCGACAACGAGCGCTACTATCTCTTCGGCCGCT
Coding sequences within it:
- a CDS encoding DUF481 domain-containing protein, giving the protein MRFVGMVALILATTPELWSQDPSVSRNRDEERELGWSNVADLAFVVTSGNSSTSTLSVDDRLVRTWENAELSFRGGALRTQTPDDRFAVGTPDDFEIVDDTMRELDNERYYLFGR